Part of the Nycticebus coucang isolate mNycCou1 chromosome 22, mNycCou1.pri, whole genome shotgun sequence genome, ataatgaggctgccccccccccccactcctcttaaaagacaaataaaatggaTACTTAGCGGGTGAGTCATGGATTTGCATTCAGGGATAGCAGAGTTTCAAACTGTTCTCTGGAGATGTGTTCCCAAAGTGGGTTTAAGAACTGCTTGGGGTGGGGTCGGAAGGCAGAGTGCATGGGACCCCCACCCAGGTTCAGGCTAGTAGGATAGCCGATTTGCTAAATTCACTAAGTTTGCTGATTCTTTTTTATGAATATGTACCtgcatgttatttttttcatagaagcCTACATTGCTAATCcaatgaatatacatacttctctctctgtctgtatgtatatgtttgttttttcagacaacagtcttactctgctgcccaggctagagtgccatggcctcagtctagctcactgcaacctccaactcctgggtttaagttatcctcctgcctcagcctctcgagtagctgggactacaggtgtccaccataatgcctggctggtttttttcgATTTtcagtggagacagagtctggctttttgctcaggctggtttggaactcctgagctcaaagatcctcctgccctggcctcccacagtgctaggattacaggcttgagctaccaagcccagctgaatgttatttttttaatatagagagTGCCTATGAATACTAATATTATTCCTTTGAATACATTTATTCCCTAAATTTACTGACTATTCATATGAGTATCTTTTTGAACTTATCTAGAAGATAAATATATTCTTAGGAAAATAGCCAAAATTTCAGTGTTTAATATGGGAACTTTAAAGTTTAAACTGTTATTTTTTCAGGTCCCTTCAAAGTCACTTTCTATTCTGCCAATATCCCAGCTTGGAGGTCTTTGGTGATCTCTGTAACAATGATGTTGTGAGGGGCCTATATTCCTGACTATTCCCACAAGGAGGGTCTTGCAATTTAGAAATTCAGTGTGCCCAGCTGTGTtgccatatttttactttttcagagTCTAGCTCTATCTCTCAGatttcagcctcctgattagctggggcTACAGCCACACACCACTGTCCCTGGctagtttctgtttgttttttttttttgtagagacagagtctcactttatggccctcggtagagtgccatggcatcacacagctcacagcaacctccaactcctgggcttaggcgattctcctgcctcagcctcccgagtagctgggactacaagtgcccgccacaacgcccggctatttttttgttgcagtttggccggggctgagtttgaacctgccatccttgatatatggggccggcgccttaccgactgagccacaggcgctgccctagtttatttcttttttttgtgtgtgtggtttttggccagggctaggtttgaacccgccacctccagcatatgggactggtgccctactccttgagccacaggtgccaccctagtttctgtttttactagagtcggggtctcactcttgctcaggatagtctcgaactcctgacctctaaTGGTCCTCCTggctcatcctcccagagtgctaggataatagatgtgagccaccatggctgtctGGCTAGACCTGCTGGCAGTGTCCTTCTAGAAGCCAGAGAGGTGATTCAGCAGTGGGTGTCTCGTGCAGGGCAGGATAGTCCTACATGTGACAGGAAAGGCTCCTTGCAGGAAGCTTCATGTGGACCTGGAGGGCCAGATGAAATCTTGACAGGACTTGGGGGAAATGGCGCAAAGTAAAGAGAGCCCCTAATTCCtttgccctgccctgcccacagCACGCAAATGGGCAGGCTCTGAGTGAAGCTGGGAGATTAAGGAGGGTGCTATACATGGTCGTGTGTACCTGTGTGCTGCTGTGAACCTACGTGTGTACCTGGGCACCTGTGCGCCCAGGCCTGGGGACACATCTCCACTTCCTCACAGCCTGGACACACCCCAGCCCTGCTTCCTCAGCCCTCTGTGGATGGGTCATTTCCTGGGCTCCAGACACAGTGGGCACTCACTAAATATTAAGTACAGCCGTGAAGCCATTGCGTTGTATCCCTCTGTGTGGGGTGTGTGCCTGCAGACACGGATGCATCTGTGTGGAGTAGAGCTGATCCACGTGTCTGTGCATATATGTCTGTCTAGATACCTTTGTGTTCTGCTGGCTGCTGCCAAGCAGTACAGGGGAAGACACGAGCATCACAGGTGCTGGGGGCCCGGCATGGCATGGCTCCCCGGGCCCTGAGCTCCCACCTCCCAACAGGAGCGTGGAGTTGGTGCAGCAGGTGGACGAGGATGATGCCATCTACCATGtcatcagccctgccctgggtgaCGACACCAAGCCCCAGGACTTCGTGATCCTGGCCTCCCGAAGAAAGCCTTGTGACAACGGGTGGGTGGCTGCCCGCCCACCGAGGGATGTGATAGGGTGAAGCAGTGTCACCTAGGGGCAGAGCTCTGCTGTTGTGTGCTGTGGGATCTCAGGCATCCCCAGACTTTCCTGGGCTGCTCTGGTTTTACCATGAGTGGATGACAGTAGTTTCCCTGGGGCCACTCATACCCTAGAGCAGAGGCATCCCTGCCCTGGTGTCTGGGGCTCAGGGCAGAATAGGCCCTCAACTTCTTCTGTGGTGATCCCTGTCCCTTCCTACCCTTCCTCCGCTCTAGGGACCCCTATGTCATCGCTCTGAGGTCAGTCACACTGCCCACTCACAGAGAAACCCCAGAATACAGACGTGGGGAGACCCTCTGCTCAGGGTTCTGCCTCTGGCGTGAGGGGGACCAGCTGACCAAGGTAAGGCCTGTGCCCCCTCACACCCCACCTGGCATATTGAGTCTAGCGTTATTGGGCCAGCTCAGTTCTAGATCAGAGGCGCCTCCCAGCAGGCTCCCCCTTCCAGTTTGGGGGAGGCTAAGAAGGTCATGGGCTGAAGACCAGCCTTTGTTAAGATCTAAtctgtggggtggcacctgtggctcagtgggtagggcgccgaccccatatactgagggtggcgagttcaaacccggccccagccaaactgcaacaaaagaatagctgggtgttgtggctggcacctatagtctcaactactcgggaggctgaggcaagaaaatcacctaagcccaggagttggaggttgctgtgagctgtgacaccacagcactctaccaagggtaataaagtgagactgtctctttaaaaaaaatctaatctgTGCAGGGGAGAGTCAGGGGCTGCTGTGTGGTCTCGGAAAAAGCTCTGGATACCGGGAAGAGAAGGCTTGGATCTCATCTAAAATTCTATCTCATTGTTTATACCCCTTCTTGTGTAGGAAGGCTTTATATGGCTCTGTGGGCCCATAAAACTCAGAAGGGTGGTGAAAGTTAATTGAAAAAGTGGGGAGGAGGCCGACAGAGGGTGGGAACACCACAGCTCCTGTCCTCGCTCACAGCTCCTGCTACAGCCCTGCCCCTGCGACTCACCCAGGCGGGGCCAGTGTTTGTTGAATTAATACTGTTAAACCAACGAGCTCCTCAGCACCAGCCTCAGGCTAATACCTCTGCGGCCCCAGAACACCTTTATTTTAAATGGGGTTTGGTGCTGGGCACTGGACATCCAGTCCCTGCCTGAGGACCTCCCAGCTAGTGGAGAATGCGGTGTGCAGTGACAGGGGAGCCAATGAGGAGAGCTGCTGGAAGGAGTGGTGCCTGCCAGTCTGGCCACCTCCCCAGACCCCATAGAGCCAGTTGCTTGCTGTCCTTGCAAAAGAGCAAGGCTGGCCGGCACCTGCTGGGTGCCCACTGGCTTGCCCGCCTCCCCCGTTACACTGAGCACGCCCTCCCCTAGCCTGGCCCTCTGCCTGCAGGTATCCTACTACAACCAGGCCACCCCGGGCTACATCAACTACGTGACCACCAATGTGGCCGGCCTCTCCTCTGAGTTCTACACCACCTTCAAGGCTTGTGAGCAATTCCTCTTGGACAACCGGAATGATCTGGCCCCCAGCCTCCAGACCCTGTAGGAGCCCTCAGTGGTCACAGCACACCCACCCAACTCCATCCTGCCTCCAAGGACTACATGCAGTGTGTGGAGAAGATAGGGATTtattcctccctgcctcccccatgGGAAGCCTTCCCCCTGAGGCCCGCTGGCCCACCGCTGCTGGGTGCTCAGTTCCTGCCAACATCTGCCAGCAAGTCCTCGCGGTACTCCTGGGGCAGCCTATAGTAGACTCGGGTCTTGTCCACGGCCCTAGCTGTCAGCAACACAGCCTTCACAGAGGCATAGTCCCCACTGGCAGGGTTGTGCTCCACTGTAACGGTGGCCCGGGGGGAAGCCGCCAGCAGCTTGGCCATGGCTCCAGCTGTGCTTTGGCCCAGTGGTCTGGCCTGCAGCTGGAAGGACACAGGTTGCCAGAGCCCCTGGCACAGCTCCAGCATGTCTGTGAGCAGCTGTCCCCCATAGCCACTTCCCAGCGCCTCTGTAGGCCATCCTGGTGCCACAGTCACATGGGGGAAGACCTCAGCCACAGCTGTAAGCAACTCTTTGCCAGCCACGTAGCCAGGGACTGCAAAACTCCCATGGGAGATGGTGGCCCCAAACCACACAGGCCGAGGCAGGAGGCGGAGGGTGGAGAGGTGTGCCAGCAAGGCCAAGGATGGCCGGAGGGCTGTGGGCTCTGCTATTTGGAGGTGGACACCCCAGTGTCCAGGGTGAGTGGCCAGCTGCCTCAGGCATGACTCCAGTGTGAGGACAGAGCCACCTTGGGCATGGACAATGGGCACAGGATCCTCGGCTGCAATTCCCTGGAGGCTGACGTTCAGCAGGATCATGCCTTCTCTCCCTGGAAGAGGTAACAGTGTCTAGGGTTTAGTCAAAGTCCCTTGTGGGGGGTTCTGGGGACAGCCAAGGACAAGGAGGTGGTGCCTCGCCTCTCTGGAATCTGTGGACCTGGGTCTGGGCTCCAGGTGGAAGTGTTGCTTTATGAGCGTGCCTGATGTTTGGCTCTTTCCCTTCACCTGGGCCTGTGCTGAGGACTCAAGCCTGCTGACCTGAAGGCCAGGAGGCCTTCTCTGGACACCACTGTGTGTCTCTCCTTTCCTGGGCCCACCTTGTATCCAGGGTGGCGGTATCTATACCCAAGAAAGGACACCCCTGAAGTGTGGTCACCAGGGCTGAAGGCAGACCTTACCTGGGAGGGTCACTGTGGCTGTCCTTCCACTGCCCTGGACGCTAGGATTCAGCCACTTCACGGCCAGACCGTCACCCCCAGGCAGCTGGAGAAAAGGGACCAGGCTGCCCCCCGTGTAGTAGGTTGGCTTCCGTGTGGTATTCACTGTGGGGACCCAAATTGCCGAGATGAAGGGGCTGCCACTCATGGAGCAACCACGTAGGCCCCAGCTCCACAGGTGTCCTCTCAAAGCCTCCCAACACCCTGCCAGAGAGGGGTCATTTCCCTGCTTTTTAAAGATTACTATAAGTGACATGCTCCAGGTCCTACAAGCAGTAAGCAGAGTTGCTGGGAATGGAACCTGTTGGGACCGGATCTGTCTGGCCCCAGAGCTGGTATCCTCTCCCTCAGTTTGACAAATCTGTTTGAGATGACTTAACTGCAGGCTCTCCTAGGTTCAGGGTCAAGGGAATGGGGCTTGGACAGGAGCATCTGGACCACTGACAAGCAGGTCCAGCAGAGGGGCTGCTGTCTGAAACATTCAAGTAACCACAGGGGAACTGTGCTACAAGGGCAAGGAGGGAGTTAGAATTTGCTGAGTTGTAGCACGTACAAGCTGAATGTATAAAGTCCTTagctgctgagcctcagtttccctatctataAAACAGAATTGCCGCCTTCCGGATGTGTGAGGCTTAGAGAGAAAGCACACCACACAGTAGGCATCAGAGGGCTTCCCTGCTCCCCTCCACCCTGGGATTGCCCCTTCCCATGACCCTTCCCTACAGCTGTGCTCCAGTGCCCACCCAGGGCTGCCTGTGCAGAGTCCAGCTCATGCCACCCTTCCCAGTTTCCCTTCTTACAGGCCAGCTGCTTGAACTGGGACAGGACAGGCTCAAAGAGGTCATAGTAGACTTGGTGGGCAGCGCTGTTGTCCCAGACGTAGAGCAGGTCGTCCACTGACACGGGGTCTGAGATGCCTTGCCACAGCGTCAGGCTGTACCTGGAGCCCAGAGAGCAGGCTCAGTACCCATCTGGGCCCAGGGACACTCTCTGCCCCACTCCTGTGCTCACACCTGGACACCAGTTGGACGCAGGGATACGGCATCTTTCCTCCAGCCTCACGCTAGCCACCCCTCCCCGAGTACTACCCCTTCCCAACGGCAGAAGCAGCCCAAAGGAGTTCAGGAAGATGATGGAGCACAGAGgcctggaaggagggagggggcggcgTGCCCCGTCTCCTTGCTTGGAGTGTGTATTTCTGAGTCCTATCTTAGGAAAGGGACAAGGACAGAAGGGTGAGGGCATGTGAGGGAAAGGGGGCCCCTTGGGACTCCGTGGGTAGCAGCTGAGGAAGGTGGAGCCGGGGAGCTGGGAGCTAACTGTGGGGCAGGGGGAGTCCTGGGGCCGGGGTTGTAGGCACGAGCTGTGCAGGCCGGGGACACAGCTGGCTCCTGTGGGAGGAACATTTGCCGCCAACGGAAGGGCTCTCTGAGGCCGGTCTGAGGTACACAAGCAGAAAGCAGGCACATTATAGAGGGTAGAAGCCCCAGAGGGGGTGGGGCCAGATGATCTTTAAGACCCTTCCAGCCATGAGTGCCTGGGAGCATCAGTGCCTCTGGGGTGGTGGTAGGTTTGGAGCCTGGGGGTCTTCACCTCTCGGATTGGCCCAGCAGCCAGCTGAAGTGGGGCCAGGCGGCCTGCACCATGACGGCCCGCACAGGGAAGGTGACCCTCTGCGGCAGCGTCCCCACCAGCTCCTGCATCTTCTCCACCATGTCTCGGGTGTACGTCCTGTTTGGGAACAGGGGCACGTAGAGGGTGGTCCAGCCTGGGGACAGGGTGGCCTCAGGGTACTTCTTCTGGACCAGGGCCAGGAACCTGTGGAGAGTCAGAGACGCTGGTCTTAACAGAGCAGCAAGGaccccttctcctcttggttCTCATCACAGGGCAGGAAGTGGCAGGACCTGTTGCACCTGTGACTTAGGTCAGAGCAGACTCCTAAAGACAGAGTGGCCTGCTCAAGGTCCCACGAATAGGGCTTGGAGTTGAGTCAGGGAGATCCAGGTTCAGATTGTAACTCGGACCTTGGCAGCTCACTCAGCCTCTTTGATTCTCAAAGACAGAAACCCTCCCAGCGGGCTGGGGCAGGCTCCTAACCTTCCCGCTAAGGACAAAGGGACTGTGTCAGAGCCTCGGGTAGAGGTGAGGATCAGACTCTGATAGCTATGAGTCTCTGAAGTttcagattttccttttaaattttgagtTTTGCCCTGATACAAATTTTAATAGGCAAATAATGCTTTCCAGTCCCCGACCCTCACCACCATAAAAAAGAACTACTGGGTATGATCAGCACTCCAAGAAGACAAACTCTTGGGCCACTGACTACATTTTTCAAACTGCTCCTTTTCAAATGCACCTCAGCTCAAGAAGCTCAATACACTTTGTTGGTTCACTAGATGGACGGACagatggggggtggggatgggaaaGCCTGGAGCTCAGaaagcctgggtttgaacctttgCTCTGCCATTTGCTAGAGTTAGGCAGGCCATTTAACTTCTACAACATAGTTTCTTTATTATTCTACAAGATAGTTTctgtattaataaaatgaaaataacaataccTACCTCATTCTCATTGTAAGAGTTAAATGGTGTTCTAAAAGTAAAGTGCTTAAAATAGTACCTGGGACACATAATAAACATTCAGCAAATTGAGCAATTATCATCAGCTttatcatctgcaaaatggaaagaagaaaatcctaACCTCTCCAGGCActgctgcattttaaaaattaatagaaaaggctgggctcggtggctcacgcctgttatcctagcactcagggaggctgaggtgggtgggttgcttgagctcaagagttcaagaccagcctgagcaagagtgagaccccatctctactaaaaatagaaaaactaggggggcgttgtggcaggcccctgtggtcccagcttctcaggaggctaaggctggaggattgcttgagcccaggagactgaggtttctgtgaactatgatgacgccatggcactctacctcaggttagagtgagactgtctcaaaaaaaaagacagaaaaaaagaaaatcctgaccTGGCAGTGCTATGTAAGGATCAAATTAGAAACATTCTCTCCTGTGATGTGGACTTTCTTTGTAAACAGAGGAGTCCTGTGCAGCTAGTATGTGTGAGGGCTGTTGGTGGCAGTGCTGGAATTTCAGGAGGGCTGAGGACAGCATCAAATGTTTTAGATTTTCCCACCAGTCCTGGGCCGGTCACTGGGGGTACACAGAGGACTTGACCCTGTGTGCCCTCCAGGAGTCCACAATGTGGCAGGCATAACAAAGCTGTAAACTGACAGTGACAACCCAAACAAATCAAGGCCATGATAGAAGGAAGGCGGGGGAAGGGGCCCAGAGGCGGTGCCTCAGCAGCCTGGGATGTCAGAGAAATTTCTAGAAGGGGAGTGACTGGACCCAAGTTGTCAGAAGAGGGGGAAGGGGCATttgaggcagagggaacagcttgTGCAAAGGCTCAGGTGAGCCTATTTGGTGTGAGCAGAGTCAGACTCAAAGGTCTCTGAGGTCTCCTTCCTGTGCTAGATGTTGACAAAAGAGGGCTAGACGCAGCTGGGGCAGAGACGTGGGCACTCACTGTGTGGCATTGACCTCAATTGAGATGGGCATGTTGGGGCCCCTGAGGATGTCAGCGTTGATCCACACGGGCCTCCGGACTCTGCCTTCCCCTGTCAGCTGCCGCAGGAGGTCCAGGGAGGGGCCCACGGCCTTGAGACTCTTGAAGTCCAGTTTGATTCCTGTGGGGAAGGGGACAAGGGGTCTGGGAAGACATGACTCCCTGCACGGAGAGAGCAGGTAGTGGGCGTGGGTACAGAGGGGGTCAGGGAGGTAGGAAGTTAGGGACCCAGCTAGGTGAGGAAGGGCTTTCAAACAGGTAGAGCTGATCCACAGAAGCAAGGCAACAGGAAGCTGAGCAGCTGATGAAAGGGGGCTGAGGTTCCTGGACAGGGCAGGGAGGGTCCTAAGCCACCGGAGTCTGTAGAGGAAGGACCCGGTGTGAACAAAGGCCCATCCTGTTCATGGTGGGGAGGAGATGAGGCTGGCAAGTTAAGGCTGTGTCCTGAGGACAAAGGGGAGCCACAGAAGGTTAAAGCAGAGGAGCAGCATGACAAAACCGGCAATTTGGAAAGATGGCTCCGTGTATGTATGGCAGTGGTGGTCAGGGAAGGACCAGCAGGGCTGAGTGCGGGGCAGCAGCTGGCGAGGAAGGAGGTCTGGGAGAGAGAGGGTGTGACTGTGACCGCATGGGAGGTGAGGAGGGGGTTAGAAGTGGCAGAGGCAGCAGCTGAGTAGACCTGAGGATGAGGGGGCAGCCATTGTGAGAATGACAGCTAGATACTAAC contains:
- the FAM151A gene encoding protein FAM151A; its protein translation is MAYQQLCSGRRTKWVIAGIATVALVFTVTMVLIFTLPQSGCKEDACRPDGDMLDYLLSLGQISHRDGLQVTWRHAVNSREELKTALNSNAMVLEADVTVEGLNTANETGIPIMAHPPAIYSDNTLQQWLDAVLSSSQKGIKLDFKSLKAVGPSLDLLRQLTGEGRVRRPVWINADILRGPNMPISIEVNATQFLALVQKKYPEATLSPGWTTLYVPLFPNRTYTRDMVEKMQELVGTLPQRVTFPVRAVMVQAAWPHFSWLLGQSERYSLTLWQGISDPVSVDDLLYVWDNSAAHQVYYDLFEPVLSQFKQLALNTTRKPTYYTGGSLVPFLQLPGGDGLAVKWLNPSVQGSGRTATVTLPGREGMILLNVSLQGIAAEDPVPIVHAQGGSVLTLESCLRQLATHPGHWGVHLQIAEPTALRPSLALLAHLSTLRLLPRPVWFGATISHGSFAVPGYVAGKELLTAVAEVFPHVTVAPGWPTEALGSGYGGQLLTDMLELCQGLWQPVSFQLQARPLGQSTAGAMAKLLAASPRATVTVEHNPASGDYASVKAVLLTARAVDKTRVYYRLPQEYREDLLADVGRN